The following nucleotide sequence is from Bacteroidota bacterium.
CTGGTTTTTACTGTTTCTATAAACAGCAGCAAAGCGAGAAGGAAGTAGCGGTTAAGGCCGCTACGGATAAAATTGATCATGTCTCGATTAGGTTATTGGTGGACGACCGTTATAAACTTATCAAACCACTGGCATTTGTAGATTTTATAAAAGAAGATTCGTTATTGCTCGCCATCAAATCATCTATTGGATCATTGATTGAGGAGCAAAAAAACGAAGGGTCTATCAGTTCGGCTTCTGTTTATCTTAGAAATTTAAATCGCCATCAGGAAGTAGGTATCAACCCTTTGGAAATCTACTTCCCGGGGAGTTTGATGAAGATTCCAATTCTAATTGCCTACTTAAGACAGGTAGAAAAAGATCCCGGCATTTTTGACAAGCAACTTGCCTTTATTAATGTTTACGGCAACCTACCGACACAGAATATAAAGACGAAATCAATAAAACAGGGTAACTCCTATTCTGTGAGAGAGTTGTTAGTATATATGATCGAATATTCTGACAACAATGCAACAGCCGTTCTGAGTGAAAACATTGAATTTAAGGAAATTCAAAAAATTTTTTCCGACTTACAGTTGCCCATCCCAGATGCCAATCAGCCGGAATATGGTATATCCCTCAAAGAATACTCTCGGCTTTTTAGAGTATTATATAACTCAACCTATCTCGGTCGCCCAATGTCCGAATTTGCTCTTGATCTACTTTCAAAGTGTGACTTTAAGGATGGCCTGATGAAATATTTAGATACTGATCTTGTAGTAGCCCATAAATTTGGTGAAAGAAACTCTGATGGAGTACAACAACTACATGAAATCGGTATCGTCTATCTTAAAAATAAGGCATACTTATTGGGGGTAATGACCAAGGGAAACAATATTTCTAAACAGAAAGAAACCATTAGCCAGATTTCTAAGTTGGTTTACGACTCCATGAATTCTCACCCAGAAGATTAGACCTCGAGGTTTAGAACGCGCCATCTGGCTGGTCCTCTTATAAACAGTTCTTGTTTTATGACCTCCAATGGATTTAATAGCTACAGACCCTATCTCCGCGTAACAATTCATAAGTACAGAGCGCATAGCAGTTATTATTCTCTATATTTCTGAAAATTATCTTCTTTTAGCCCCTGTTTTAAAACATACTACACAAATCAAATGATTTCAATCGGCGATCAAGACTTACAACTTCAGGATATTTTCAGAATACTTTATCAAAACGAGCAGGTAAAGGTATCCGAAAAAACCCTCAAACAGGCTAACGATAACTTCTATTTCCTTCGTGACTTTGCGGCG
It contains:
- a CDS encoding serine hydrolase → GFYCFYKQQQSEKEVAVKAATDKIDHVSIRLLVDDRYKLIKPLAFVDFIKEDSLLLAIKSSIGSLIEEQKNEGSISSASVYLRNLNRHQEVGINPLEIYFPGSLMKIPILIAYLRQVEKDPGIFDKQLAFINVYGNLPTQNIKTKSIKQGNSYSVRELLVYMIEYSDNNATAVLSENIEFKEIQKIFSDLQLPIPDANQPEYGISLKEYSRLFRVLYNSTYLGRPMSEFALDLLSKCDFKDGLMKYLDTDLVVAHKFGERNSDGVQQLHEIGIVYLKNKAYLLGVMTKGNNISKQKETISQISKLVYDSMNSHPED